One genomic segment of Burkholderia multivorans ATCC BAA-247 includes these proteins:
- a CDS encoding ABC transporter ATP-binding protein codes for MASISMRRVQKAYGDHAPVIRDVDLEIGEHEFCVFLGPSGCGKSTLLRMIAGLEDLSAGELSIGGRRVDDVPAAERGVAMVFQSYALFPHMTVYENMAFGLKLARTPKAEIDRKVRDAARILQLDALLDRKPKALSGGQRQRVAIGRAIVREPGVFLFDEPLSNLDAALRGQTRVEIARLHRQFERASVVYVTHDQTEAMTLADKIVLLHAGADTAQYGSIAQVGAPLELYHRPASRFVAGFIGSPRMNFLPAVVAAADAQRTTVTLVPSGESFTLARDGAALRAGDAVTLGIRPEHLTLGAAHESTMLVRDVALVERLGEQTCVHLDQPGGTPLIAKVPGDAAVRPGERLPVHAPAAACHLFTQDGRALPASATLPVHHYA; via the coding sequence ATGGCCAGCATCTCGATGCGGCGCGTGCAGAAGGCTTATGGCGACCACGCGCCGGTCATACGCGACGTCGATCTCGAGATCGGCGAGCACGAGTTCTGCGTGTTCCTCGGTCCGTCCGGCTGCGGGAAATCGACGCTGCTGCGGATGATCGCCGGCCTCGAGGATCTGAGTGCGGGCGAGTTGTCGATCGGCGGCCGGCGCGTCGACGACGTGCCCGCGGCCGAACGCGGCGTCGCGATGGTGTTCCAGAGCTACGCGCTGTTTCCGCACATGACCGTCTACGAGAACATGGCGTTCGGCCTGAAGCTCGCGCGCACGCCGAAAGCGGAGATCGACCGCAAGGTGCGCGACGCCGCGCGGATCCTGCAGCTCGACGCGCTGCTCGACCGCAAGCCGAAGGCGCTGTCGGGCGGGCAGCGGCAGCGCGTCGCGATCGGCCGCGCGATCGTGCGCGAGCCCGGCGTGTTCCTGTTCGACGAGCCGCTGTCGAACCTCGACGCGGCGCTGCGCGGTCAGACGCGCGTCGAGATCGCGCGGCTGCACCGGCAGTTCGAGCGCGCGAGCGTCGTCTACGTGACGCACGACCAGACCGAGGCGATGACGCTCGCCGACAAGATCGTGCTGCTGCATGCCGGCGCCGACACCGCGCAATACGGCAGCATCGCGCAGGTCGGCGCGCCGCTCGAGCTGTATCACCGGCCGGCGAGCCGCTTCGTCGCGGGCTTCATCGGCTCGCCGCGGATGAACTTCCTGCCGGCCGTCGTCGCCGCGGCCGATGCGCAGCGCACGACGGTCACGCTCGTGCCGTCCGGCGAAAGCTTCACGCTCGCGCGCGACGGCGCCGCGCTGCGCGCGGGCGACGCGGTCACGCTCGGCATCCGTCCCGAACACCTGACGCTCGGCGCCGCACACGAATCGACGATGCTCGTGCGCGACGTCGCACTCGTCGAGCGTCTCGGCGAGCAGACCTGCGTGCATCTCGACCAGCCGGGCGGCACGCCGCTGATCGCGAAGGTGCCCGGCGACGCAGCGGTACGCCCCGGCGAGCGCCTGCCCGTGCATGCGCCGGCCGCCGCGTGCCACCTGTTCACCCAAGACGGCCGCGCACTGCCCGCGTCCGCCACCCTCCCCGTTCACCATTACGCATAA
- a CDS encoding beta-galactosidase translates to MRVGVCYYPEHWPESMWADDARRMKALGIAQVRIAEFAWSRIEPSPGEYDWGWLDRAVDVLAAAGLDIVMCTPTATPPKWLIDRHPDILAIGADGRPRAFGSRRHYDFSSPVYHEASRQICTAVAERYGRHPAVRFWQTDNEMGCHQTVVSYSPAAVARFREWLKARYGTIDALNRAWGTVFWSMEYRDFDEIDAPVGTVTEAHPTHRLDYRRFASDEVVRYHRMQVDVIRAHSPGRPVAHNFMQLFTDFDHYAVARDLDVATWDSYPLGALEEHWFAPDVKARWLRTGHPDFASFNHDLYRGMSKLPFWVMEQQPGPVNWAHWNPAPLPGMVRLWSWEAFAHGAGCVSYFRWRQAPFAQEQMHAGLHTPDDRLDEGGREAERVAHEIAAVHDADAHADAAVHARVALVFDYEAKWLLDVQPQGADFQYARIAFDYYSALRALGLDVDVISAQAPLDGYRLVVVPPLPIVPDDFAARLAASGAHAVFGPRTGSKTVDLQIPPTLPPGALASILPLRVWRVESLRPNVTERVDGALVDGAPFAGHARHWRDLVEVREADRSVVRARFADGHPAWLSHGTLHYWAALFDDATTAQLFASVAAEAGLAPTPLADGVRISRRGGLTYVFNYGDTVHTIDAVPAAAFVVGSADVEPRGVAVYRSHA, encoded by the coding sequence ATGCGCGTCGGCGTCTGTTACTACCCGGAACACTGGCCGGAATCGATGTGGGCGGACGACGCCCGCCGGATGAAAGCGCTCGGCATCGCGCAGGTGCGCATCGCGGAATTCGCGTGGAGCCGCATCGAGCCGTCGCCCGGCGAATACGATTGGGGCTGGCTCGATCGCGCGGTCGACGTACTCGCCGCGGCGGGCCTCGACATCGTGATGTGCACGCCGACCGCGACGCCGCCGAAATGGCTGATCGATCGCCATCCGGACATTCTCGCGATCGGTGCGGACGGCCGCCCGCGCGCGTTCGGCTCGCGCCGCCATTACGACTTCTCGTCGCCCGTCTATCACGAAGCATCGCGGCAGATCTGCACGGCGGTCGCCGAGCGCTATGGCCGCCATCCGGCCGTGCGCTTCTGGCAGACCGACAACGAGATGGGCTGTCACCAGACGGTCGTCAGCTATTCGCCGGCTGCGGTCGCACGCTTTCGTGAATGGCTGAAGGCGCGCTATGGGACGATCGACGCGCTGAACCGCGCGTGGGGCACCGTGTTCTGGAGCATGGAGTATCGCGATTTCGACGAGATCGACGCGCCCGTCGGCACCGTGACCGAAGCGCATCCCACGCATCGGCTCGACTACCGGCGTTTCGCGTCGGACGAAGTGGTCCGCTATCACCGGATGCAGGTCGACGTGATCCGCGCGCACTCGCCGGGCCGGCCGGTCGCGCACAACTTCATGCAGCTGTTCACCGACTTCGATCACTATGCGGTCGCGCGCGATCTCGACGTCGCGACGTGGGACAGCTATCCGCTCGGCGCGCTCGAGGAGCACTGGTTCGCGCCCGACGTGAAGGCGCGCTGGCTGCGCACGGGCCATCCGGATTTCGCGTCGTTCAATCACGACCTCTATCGCGGCATGTCGAAGCTGCCGTTCTGGGTGATGGAGCAGCAGCCAGGCCCCGTGAACTGGGCGCACTGGAACCCGGCGCCGCTGCCGGGGATGGTGCGGCTGTGGAGCTGGGAAGCCTTCGCGCACGGCGCGGGCTGCGTGTCCTATTTCCGCTGGCGGCAGGCGCCGTTCGCGCAGGAGCAGATGCACGCGGGGCTGCACACGCCCGACGACCGGCTCGACGAAGGCGGCCGCGAAGCAGAGCGCGTCGCGCACGAGATCGCCGCCGTGCATGACGCCGATGCGCACGCGGACGCCGCGGTGCATGCGCGCGTCGCGCTCGTCTTCGACTACGAAGCGAAGTGGCTGCTCGACGTGCAGCCGCAAGGCGCGGATTTTCAGTACGCACGCATCGCCTTCGACTACTACTCGGCGCTGCGCGCGCTCGGGCTCGACGTCGACGTGATCTCCGCGCAGGCGCCGCTCGACGGCTATCGGCTCGTCGTCGTGCCGCCGCTGCCGATCGTCCCGGACGATTTCGCCGCGCGCCTCGCCGCATCGGGCGCGCATGCGGTGTTCGGGCCGCGCACCGGCTCGAAGACGGTCGACCTGCAGATTCCGCCGACGCTGCCGCCCGGCGCACTCGCCTCGATTCTGCCGCTGCGCGTCTGGCGCGTCGAATCGCTGCGGCCGAACGTGACCGAACGCGTCGACGGCGCGCTCGTCGACGGCGCGCCGTTCGCCGGCCACGCGCGCCACTGGCGCGACCTCGTCGAGGTGCGCGAGGCGGACCGCTCCGTCGTGCGCGCGCGCTTCGCGGACGGTCATCCGGCCTGGCTGTCGCACGGCACGCTGCATTACTGGGCCGCGCTGTTCGACGACGCGACCACCGCGCAGCTGTTCGCGAGCGTCGCCGCCGAAGCGGGGCTCGCGCCGACGCCGCTCGCCGACGGCGTGCGCATCAGCCGGCGCGGCGGCCTCACGTACGTGTTCAACTACGGCGACACCGTGCACACGATCGACGCGGTGCCGGCGGCGGCGTTCGTGGTCGGCAGCGCCGACGTCGAGCCGCGCGGCGTCGCCGTGTACCGCAGTCACGCATAG
- a CDS encoding ABC transporter substrate-binding protein: MTHRPVRAAARFATAAAVALASLAATAPADAGTLSINIAFKGASQRAVWQSTLDAFHRAHPDIDVKATFVDEEAYKVQLPAWLTTVAPDVVNWHAGERMAYYAKRGLFEDLSGDWTKNGWDAMYASTRSASSYNGKQYAAPTVYYSWGLFYRKDLFRKVGIANEPKTWDQFLDACKKLKAAGITPIAVGGRDAWTLAGWFDYLDLRLNGNAFHQQLMAGDVPYTDPRVKKVYTTWKSLIDAGYFIDNALSYDLDGAQPFLFQGKAAMMLMGTFIAAGFPPNVKPEMGYYRFPVIDANVPTAEDGPVESLHIPTKAKNKADAHTFLAFVETPEIGAKLAEGLGSLSANSKSPEPADPISRIGFRILADTKGGVAQFYDRDMTKEMADEGMKGMQQFVANPAQLDAVLAQLEQTRKRIYKK, encoded by the coding sequence ATGACTCATCGCCCCGTTCGCGCCGCCGCCCGCTTCGCCACGGCCGCCGCCGTCGCGCTCGCGTCGCTCGCCGCGACCGCACCCGCCGACGCCGGCACGCTGAGCATCAACATCGCGTTCAAAGGCGCGAGCCAGCGCGCGGTCTGGCAGTCGACGCTCGACGCATTCCACCGCGCGCATCCGGACATCGACGTGAAAGCGACGTTCGTCGACGAGGAAGCGTACAAGGTGCAGCTTCCCGCGTGGCTCACGACCGTCGCGCCCGACGTCGTGAACTGGCATGCGGGCGAACGGATGGCGTATTACGCGAAGCGCGGGCTGTTCGAGGATCTGAGCGGCGACTGGACGAAGAACGGCTGGGACGCGATGTACGCATCGACGCGCAGCGCATCGTCGTACAACGGCAAGCAATACGCGGCGCCGACCGTCTACTACTCGTGGGGCCTGTTCTACCGGAAGGATCTGTTCCGCAAGGTCGGCATCGCGAACGAGCCGAAGACGTGGGACCAGTTTCTCGACGCGTGCAAAAAGCTGAAGGCCGCGGGCATCACGCCGATCGCGGTCGGCGGCCGCGACGCGTGGACGCTCGCCGGCTGGTTCGACTATCTGGACCTGCGCCTGAACGGCAACGCATTCCATCAGCAGCTGATGGCCGGCGACGTGCCGTACACCGACCCGCGCGTGAAGAAGGTCTACACGACGTGGAAATCGCTGATCGATGCCGGCTACTTCATCGACAACGCGCTGTCCTACGATCTCGACGGCGCGCAACCGTTCCTGTTCCAGGGCAAGGCCGCGATGATGCTGATGGGCACGTTCATCGCGGCCGGCTTTCCGCCGAACGTGAAGCCGGAGATGGGCTACTACCGCTTTCCGGTCATCGACGCGAACGTGCCGACCGCCGAAGACGGCCCGGTCGAATCGCTGCACATCCCGACGAAGGCGAAGAACAAGGCCGACGCGCATACGTTCCTCGCGTTCGTCGAAACGCCGGAGATCGGCGCGAAGCTCGCGGAAGGGCTCGGTTCGCTGTCGGCGAACAGCAAGTCGCCGGAGCCCGCCGATCCAATCTCGCGCATCGGCTTCCGGATTCTCGCCGACACGAAGGGCGGCGTCGCGCAGTTCTACGACCGCGACATGACGAAGGAAATGGCCGACGAAGGGATGAAGGGGATGCAGCAGTTCGTCGCGAATCCGGCGCAGCTCGATGCGGTGCTCGCGCAGCTCGAGCAGACGCGCAAGCGCATCTACAAGAAGTGA
- a CDS encoding carbohydrate ABC transporter permease, whose translation MSSPITSHPPAGTAAAAERDDAVHAPRARRPSPAARRQRRAAWLFLAPACAMVAVYVIWPILSTLWLSFCNWDGMTERTFVGLANYVELLHAPTFYTALRNNLIWLVLFMLAPPLGLALALYLNQAVGGIRLVKSLFFAPFVLSGVVVGLIFSWFYDPTFGLLALIAGHGIPVLGDARYATLGVVFAALWPQTAYCMILYLTGLTSLNPEQIEAARMEGARGFALLWHVVLPQLRPTTFMAIVVTVIGALRSFDLISVMTGGGPFESSTVLAYYMYDQAIKYYRLGYSASIAVVLFAIMLVYIAFQLRRMLRNEQ comes from the coding sequence GTGTCCAGTCCGATCACGTCCCACCCGCCCGCCGGCACGGCCGCCGCCGCGGAGCGCGATGATGCCGTGCACGCGCCGCGCGCGCGCCGCCCGTCGCCGGCCGCGCGGCGGCAGCGCCGTGCAGCCTGGCTGTTTCTCGCGCCGGCGTGCGCGATGGTTGCCGTCTATGTGATCTGGCCGATCCTGTCGACGCTGTGGCTCAGCTTCTGCAACTGGGACGGGATGACCGAGCGCACGTTCGTCGGCCTCGCCAACTACGTCGAGCTGCTGCACGCGCCGACCTTCTACACCGCGCTGCGCAACAACCTGATCTGGCTCGTGCTGTTCATGCTCGCGCCGCCGCTCGGCCTCGCGCTCGCGCTGTACCTGAATCAGGCAGTCGGCGGGATCCGGCTCGTAAAGTCGCTGTTCTTCGCGCCGTTCGTGCTGTCGGGCGTCGTCGTCGGACTGATCTTCTCGTGGTTCTACGATCCGACGTTCGGGCTGCTCGCGCTGATCGCCGGGCACGGGATCCCGGTGCTCGGCGACGCGCGCTACGCGACGCTCGGCGTCGTGTTCGCCGCGCTGTGGCCGCAGACGGCGTACTGCATGATCCTTTACCTCACTGGCCTCACGTCGCTGAACCCCGAGCAGATCGAAGCGGCGCGGATGGAAGGCGCGCGCGGCTTCGCGCTGCTCTGGCACGTCGTGCTGCCGCAGCTGCGGCCGACGACGTTCATGGCGATCGTCGTCACCGTGATCGGCGCGCTGCGCAGCTTCGACCTGATTTCGGTGATGACGGGCGGCGGTCCGTTCGAAAGTTCGACCGTGCTCGCGTATTACATGTACGACCAGGCGATCAAGTACTACCGGCTCGGCTATTCCGCATCGATCGCGGTCGTGCTGTTCGCGATCATGCTCGTCTATATCGCCTTCCAGTTGCGCCGGATGCTGCGCAACGAGCAGTGA
- a CDS encoding carbohydrate ABC transporter permease yields the protein MFPTPVAQWKPVTRRLYKLSLPVALAIWLLPLIAVFVTSVRSTEELVEGHYWGWPRHFSMIENYRDALTTSPMLHYFWNSVQITVPSVLGSIALAAMAGFALATYRFRGNTALFGTFVAGNFVPVQVLMIPVRDLSLRLGVFNTVEALILFHVAFQTGFCTLFLRNFIKQLPFELIEAARIEGAGEWTVFWRIVLPLIRPALAALAILVFTFVWNDYFWALCLTQGDEAAPITAGVAALKGQWTTSWNLVSAGSILAALPSVAMFFAMQKHFVAGLTFGATKG from the coding sequence ATGTTTCCGACACCCGTCGCCCAATGGAAACCCGTCACGCGCCGGCTGTACAAGCTGTCGCTGCCCGTCGCGCTCGCGATCTGGCTGCTGCCGCTGATCGCAGTGTTCGTCACGTCGGTGCGCTCGACCGAAGAACTCGTCGAAGGCCATTACTGGGGCTGGCCGCGCCATTTCTCGATGATCGAGAACTATCGCGACGCATTGACGACGTCGCCGATGCTGCACTACTTCTGGAACAGCGTGCAGATCACGGTGCCGTCCGTGCTCGGCTCGATCGCGCTCGCCGCGATGGCGGGCTTCGCGCTCGCGACCTACCGGTTTCGCGGCAATACCGCGCTGTTCGGCACGTTCGTCGCCGGCAACTTCGTGCCGGTGCAGGTGCTGATGATTCCGGTGCGCGACCTGTCGCTGCGGCTCGGCGTCTTCAATACGGTCGAGGCGCTGATCCTGTTTCACGTCGCGTTTCAGACCGGCTTCTGCACGCTGTTCCTGCGAAACTTCATCAAGCAGCTGCCGTTCGAGCTGATCGAGGCCGCGCGCATCGAAGGCGCCGGCGAGTGGACGGTGTTCTGGCGCATCGTGCTGCCGCTGATCCGGCCGGCGCTCGCCGCGCTCGCGATTCTGGTGTTCACGTTCGTCTGGAACGACTACTTCTGGGCGCTGTGCCTGACGCAGGGCGACGAGGCCGCGCCCATTACCGCGGGCGTCGCCGCGCTGAAGGGACAGTGGACGACGTCGTGGAACCTCGTGTCGGCCGGCTCGATTCTGGCGGCGCTGCCGTCGGTCGCGATGTTCTTCGCGATGCAGAAGCATTTCGTCGCGGGGCTCACGTTCGGCGCGACGAAAGGCTGA
- a CDS encoding CheR family methyltransferase, translating to MARQEPTDQERLPASATLRSDLAFPIVGIGASAGGTTALQTFFENAPTGMEMAFVVIVHLAPEQISHMDSVLQHTTGMPVRQVTSTVPIEKNHIYVIAPGMQLEMSDGCLRCSPREMSGGIALTIDHFFRTLADAHDSRAIGIVMSGTGSDGAAGLRRIKEVGGITLAQTPDDAEHAEMPKQAISVAGADIVLPAAEMPQKLLDLWVNARRIEQQGLELAHVHQNLDRPGANDPERALSDILMHLRVRTGHDFRLYKRATVLRRIERRMQVNGQRDLLAYRDFLRATPDEANALLADMLIGVTQFFRDRDAFDFLEREVIASMFSPDAGEEQVRVWVAGCATGEEAYSISLLLARARETAVSSQAIQVFATDIDEAAIVRARTGSYPLSNAADVPEPLLQRYFTRDGAHFVIAKSVRERILFAAHSLLRDPPFSHLDLISCRNVLIYLERAVQRQILELFHFALRPNGYLFLGTAESADAADDLFTVVDKKRRIYQARVVTHRAKAATACPPLLHVESGSADERPVPTPTLRAPASPVQRNFSYAELHQRALEMYSPPSVIIDKESNVVHLSDNAGRFLRHVGGELSSNIMTLVLPDLRLDLRTAIFRALQTGTSVEARRVKWTHDTQVSWINMTVRPFHDKVANADFLLVVFDEVDGRMTDEDQAEASGQDPVLAQLEHELQHSREQLATIIEQYETSVEELKASNEELQAINEELRSTSEELESSKEELQSVNEELTTANAEMQARIEDTAKANDDLHNIIASSEIATVFVDKEIRIKRFTPNATAIFNLIDSDLGRSLFHITHSLRYPTLADDVRQSFQSLRLIEREIESEAGRWYLIRLLPYRTADDHIDGAVITLIDVTDRHHAEEAARAGEQRLRLVAQSTKDYAIIIQDGNGIIASWNAGAERIFGYTEDEMIGQDVELIYEPNDRHARVPAHEREVATREGRADDERWHRTKDGRRIFCSGVVTPISDTSFNGFAKIVRDLTQRKLSEDANREALAREQAAREQALSSNQLKDEFIAVLSHELRHPLNLIGVRAEMLPRLPETRDIPAVREAAELIRQAVRAQAQIIDDLLDLSRIRTGKLALELSRVDLTAVLRTIVDTCEADAHARGLVLQTEFPDEPAIALADPIRCEQIFWNLMSNALKFTHAGGRIVVRLTHEARMLRVDVIDDGQGIDRDTLPHVFDMFRQAPRDRTRGGLGIGLALVRQLVEMHDGRISAASDGPGRGTTMTVWLPAAADTRIAAADRRASEGRIAGLHVLLVEDDAETALSPTTLLKLAGAEVRTAASGAAALEMLAQGPVDAIVSDIGLPDMDGYALLRRIKADPQWARLKAIALTGRNREADVGAATEAGFDTHLPKPLDFGLLLAALAEPR from the coding sequence ATGGCACGGCAAGAGCCTACCGATCAGGAGCGGCTTCCCGCGTCTGCGACGTTGAGAAGCGATCTGGCCTTTCCGATCGTGGGCATCGGCGCATCGGCAGGCGGCACGACGGCCTTGCAGACCTTCTTCGAGAACGCGCCGACCGGCATGGAAATGGCGTTCGTCGTCATCGTCCATCTGGCCCCGGAGCAGATCAGCCACATGGACAGCGTGCTGCAGCACACGACCGGCATGCCGGTCCGTCAGGTGACGAGCACCGTCCCGATCGAAAAGAACCATATCTACGTGATCGCGCCCGGCATGCAGCTCGAAATGTCGGACGGCTGCCTTCGCTGCAGCCCGCGCGAGATGTCGGGCGGCATCGCGCTGACGATCGACCACTTTTTCCGGACGCTGGCCGACGCGCACGATTCGCGCGCGATCGGCATCGTGATGTCCGGGACGGGCTCCGACGGCGCGGCCGGGCTGCGCCGCATCAAGGAAGTCGGCGGCATCACGCTCGCGCAGACGCCCGACGACGCCGAACACGCGGAGATGCCGAAGCAGGCGATTTCGGTCGCCGGTGCGGACATCGTGCTGCCGGCCGCCGAGATGCCGCAGAAACTGCTCGATCTGTGGGTGAATGCGCGGCGCATCGAGCAACAGGGGCTCGAGCTCGCGCACGTTCATCAGAATCTCGACCGGCCGGGCGCCAACGATCCCGAACGCGCGCTGTCGGACATCCTGATGCATTTGCGCGTGCGCACCGGGCACGACTTCCGGCTGTACAAGCGCGCGACCGTGCTGCGCCGGATCGAAAGGCGCATGCAGGTCAACGGGCAGCGCGACCTGCTCGCGTACCGCGATTTCCTGCGCGCGACGCCGGACGAGGCGAACGCGCTGCTCGCCGACATGCTGATCGGCGTCACGCAGTTCTTCCGCGATCGCGACGCATTCGACTTCCTCGAACGGGAGGTGATCGCGTCGATGTTCTCGCCGGATGCGGGCGAGGAACAGGTGCGCGTCTGGGTCGCCGGCTGCGCGACGGGCGAGGAAGCGTATTCGATCTCGCTGCTGCTCGCCCGCGCGCGCGAGACGGCCGTGTCGAGCCAGGCGATCCAGGTGTTCGCGACCGACATCGACGAAGCGGCGATCGTACGCGCGCGCACGGGCTCCTATCCGCTGTCGAACGCAGCCGACGTGCCCGAACCGCTGCTGCAGCGGTATTTCACGCGCGACGGCGCGCACTTCGTGATTGCGAAATCGGTGCGGGAGCGCATTCTGTTCGCCGCGCACAGCCTGCTGCGCGATCCGCCGTTCTCGCATCTCGATCTGATCTCGTGCCGCAACGTGCTGATCTATCTCGAACGGGCGGTGCAGCGGCAGATCCTCGAGCTGTTTCACTTCGCGCTGCGCCCGAACGGCTATCTGTTCCTCGGCACCGCGGAATCGGCCGACGCGGCCGACGATCTGTTTACCGTCGTCGACAAGAAGCGCCGGATCTATCAGGCGCGCGTCGTCACGCATCGCGCGAAAGCGGCGACGGCTTGCCCGCCGCTGCTGCACGTCGAATCGGGGTCGGCCGACGAGCGGCCCGTGCCGACACCCACGCTGCGCGCGCCGGCGAGCCCGGTCCAGCGCAATTTCTCGTATGCGGAACTCCATCAACGCGCACTGGAAATGTATTCGCCGCCCAGCGTGATCATCGACAAGGAATCGAACGTCGTTCATCTGTCGGACAACGCCGGCCGGTTCCTGCGCCACGTCGGCGGCGAGCTGTCGAGCAACATCATGACGCTCGTGCTGCCGGACCTGCGGCTCGATCTGCGCACCGCCATCTTCCGCGCGCTGCAGACGGGCACGAGCGTCGAGGCGCGCCGCGTCAAGTGGACGCACGACACGCAGGTGTCGTGGATCAACATGACGGTGCGGCCGTTTCACGACAAGGTCGCGAACGCCGACTTTCTGCTCGTCGTGTTCGACGAGGTGGACGGGCGCATGACCGACGAGGATCAGGCCGAAGCAAGCGGGCAGGATCCGGTGCTTGCGCAGCTCGAGCACGAACTGCAGCACAGCCGCGAGCAGCTCGCGACGATCATCGAGCAGTATGAGACGTCGGTCGAGGAGCTGAAGGCGTCGAACGAGGAACTGCAGGCGATCAACGAGGAGCTGCGCTCGACCAGCGAGGAACTCGAAAGCAGCAAGGAAGAGCTGCAATCGGTGAACGAGGAGCTGACGACCGCGAACGCCGAGATGCAGGCGCGGATCGAGGACACCGCCAAGGCCAACGACGATCTTCACAACATCATCGCGTCGAGCGAGATCGCGACCGTTTTCGTCGACAAGGAAATCCGCATCAAGCGCTTCACGCCGAACGCGACCGCGATCTTCAACCTGATCGACAGCGATCTCGGCCGCTCGCTGTTTCACATTACCCATTCGCTGCGCTATCCCACGCTCGCGGACGACGTGCGCCAGTCGTTCCAGTCGCTGCGGCTGATCGAACGCGAGATCGAGAGCGAGGCCGGCCGCTGGTATCTGATCCGGCTGCTGCCGTATCGCACCGCCGACGACCATATCGACGGCGCCGTGATCACGCTGATCGACGTCACGGATCGCCACCACGCGGAGGAAGCCGCGCGGGCCGGCGAGCAGCGGCTGCGCCTCGTCGCGCAGTCGACGAAGGACTACGCGATCATCATCCAGGACGGCAACGGCATCATCGCGAGCTGGAATGCGGGGGCCGAACGGATCTTCGGGTATACCGAAGACGAAATGATCGGCCAGGACGTCGAGCTGATCTACGAACCGAACGACCGGCATGCGCGCGTGCCGGCGCACGAACGCGAGGTCGCGACGCGCGAAGGCCGCGCGGACGACGAACGCTGGCATCGCACGAAGGACGGGCGGCGGATTTTCTGCAGCGGTGTCGTGACGCCGATTTCCGATACGTCGTTCAACGGCTTCGCGAAGATCGTCCGCGACCTGACGCAGCGCAAGCTCAGCGAGGACGCGAACCGCGAAGCGCTCGCGCGCGAGCAGGCGGCGCGCGAGCAGGCGCTCAGTTCGAATCAGCTGAAGGACGAATTCATCGCCGTGCTGTCGCACGAATTGCGGCATCCGCTGAACCTGATTGGCGTGCGCGCGGAAATGCTGCCGCGCCTGCCCGAAACGCGCGACATTCCCGCGGTGCGCGAAGCGGCCGAGCTGATCCGGCAGGCGGTCCGCGCGCAGGCGCAGATCATCGACGATCTGCTCGATCTGTCCCGCATCCGCACCGGCAAGCTCGCGCTCGAGCTGTCGCGCGTCGATCTGACGGCGGTGCTGCGCACGATCGTCGATACGTGCGAGGCCGACGCACATGCGCGCGGCCTCGTGCTGCAAACCGAGTTCCCGGACGAGCCGGCGATCGCACTCGCCGATCCGATCCGTTGCGAGCAGATTTTCTGGAACCTGATGTCGAACGCGCTGAAGTTCACGCATGCGGGCGGCCGGATCGTCGTGCGGCTCACGCATGAAGCGCGGATGCTGCGCGTCGACGTGATCGACGACGGACAGGGGATCGACCGCGACACGCTTCCGCACGTGTTCGACATGTTCCGCCAGGCGCCGCGCGACCGCACGCGCGGCGGGCTCGGCATCGGTCTCGCGCTGGTCCGGCAGCTCGTCGAAATGCACGACGGCCGGATTTCGGCGGCGTCCGACGGCCCCGGACGCGGCACCACGATGACGGTGTGGTTGCCGGCCGCGGCCGACACACGCATCGCGGCCGCCGACCGCCGTGCGTCGGAGGGCCGCATCGCGGGCCTGCACGTGCTGCTCGTCGAGGACGATGCGGAGACGGCGCTGTCGCCCACTACCCTGCTGAAACTGGCGGGCGCGGAGGTGCGCACCGCGGCGAGCGGCGCAGCGGCGCTGGAAATGCTCGCGCAAGGGCCCGTCGATGCGATCGTGTCGGACATCGGGCTGCCGGACATGGACGGCTACGCGCTGCTGCGCCGGATCAAGGCCGACCCGCAATGGGCGCGGTTGAAAGCGATCGCGCTCACGGGCCGCAACCGTGAGGCCGATGTCGGCGCCGCGACGGAAGCCGGATTCGACACGCATCTGCCGAAACCGCTCGATTTCGGCTTGCTGCTCGCGGCCCTCGCCGAACCGCGCTGA